In one Serinus canaria isolate serCan28SL12 chromosome 2, serCan2020, whole genome shotgun sequence genomic region, the following are encoded:
- the MARCHF6 gene encoding E3 ubiquitin-protein ligase MARCHF6 isoform X3: protein METAEEADICRVCRSEGTPEKPLYHPCVCTGSIKFIHQECLVQWLKHSRKEYCELCKHRFAFTPIYSPDMPSRLPIQDIFAGLVTSIGTAIRYWFHYTLVAFAWLGVVPLTACRIYKCLFTGSVSSLLTLPLDILSTENLLADCLQGCFVVTCTLCAFISLVWLREQIVHGGAPQWLEQNQQQPLNGVGQQNEAQAAVNGGVENAVLDQPANPAAENVVVGENPEIQEEQVDEEEEDNEDEEDAVVEDAADANNGAQEHNMEWLHLVLSDLTAVKMAIVSSDDMNWNALEWDRAAEELTWERMLGLDGSLVFLEHVFWVVSLNTLFILVFAFCPYHIGHFSIVGLGFEEYVQASHFEGLITTIVGYVLLAVTLIVCHGLAALVKFQRSRRLLGVCYIVVKVSLLVVVEIGVFPLICGWWLDICSLEMFDATLKDRELSFQSAPGTTMFLHWLVGMVYVFYFASFILLLREVLRPGVLWFLRNLNDPDFNPVQEMIHLPIYRHLRRFILSVIVFGSIVLLMLWLPIRIIKYLLPNFLPYNVMLYSDAPVSELSLELLLLQVVLPALLEQGHTRQWLKGLVRAWTVTAGYLLDLHSYLLGDQEENENNANQQPNNQHARNNNAIPVVGEGLHAAHQAILQQGGPVGFQPYRRPLKFPLRIFLLIVFMCITLLIASLICLTLPVFAGRWLMSFWTGTAKIHELYTAACGLYVCWLTIRAVTVLVAWMPQGRRVIFQKVKEWSLMIMKTLIVAILLAGVVPLLLGLLFELVIVAPLRVPLDQTPLFYPWQDWALGVLHAKIIAAITLMGPQWWLKTVIEQVYANGIRNIDLHFIIRKLAAPVISVLLLSLCVPYIIASGVVPLLGVTAEMQNLVQRRIYPFLLMVVVLMGILSFQVRQFKRLYEHIKNDKYLVGQRLVNYERKSGKPGTPTTPPQSSQE from the exons TTTATTCCCCAGATATGCCTTCACGGCTTCCAATCCAAGACATCTTTGCTGGACTGGTTACAAGTATTGGCACAGCAATACGATACTGGTTTCATTATACACTTGTGGCCTTTGCATGGTTGGGAGTAGTACCTCTTACTGCAT GTCGTATCTACAAGTGCTTGTTTACTGGCTCTGTGAGCTCACTACTGACACTGCCATTAGATATTCTGTCCAC ggaGAACTTACTGGCTGACTGTTTGCAGGGCTGTTTTGTGGTGACATGCACTCTGTGTGCATTTATCAGCCTTGTGTGGTTACGTGAACAGATTGTCCATGGAGGAGCACCACAGTGGTTGGAACAAAATCAGCAACAGCCACTCAATGGTGTTGGTCAACAAAATGAG gctcaggctgctgtAAATGGAGGTGTTGAAAATGCTGTGCTTGATCAACCTGCTAACCCAGCTGCTGAGAATGTAGTTGTAGGTGAGAACCCTGAAATTCAAGAGGAACAAGTagatgaagaggaggaagataATGAAGATGAAGAGGATGCTGTAGTAGAAGATGCAGCAGATGCAAACAATGGAGCACAAG AACATAACATGGAGTGGTTACATCTTGTTTTGAGTGATCTTACAGCTGTAAAAATGGCCATTGTCTCCTCAGATGACATGAACTGGAATGCTTTGGAATGGGATCGAGCAGCAGAAGAGCTTACTTGGGAGCGA ATGCTTGGACTTGATGGATCCCTGGTTTTCTTA GAACATGTCTTTTGGGTGGTGTCTTTAAATACTCTGTTCATACTTGTCTTTG CATTTTGTCCATACCACATTGGTCACTTCTCCATTGTTGGCCTGGGCTTTGAGGAATAT gtCCAAGCATCTCACTTTGAAGGCCTGATTACAACTATAGTGGGATATGTTCTTCTAGCAGTGACTCTAATTGTTTGTCAT GGTTTGGCAGCTCTTGTTAAGTTTCAGCGATCACGTCGTTTACTAGGAGTTTGCTATATTGTTGTCAAG GTTTCCTTGTTAGTGGTGGTTGAAATTGGTGTGTTTCCTCTCATCTGTGGCTGGTGGTTGGATATATGCTCCTTG GAGATGTTTGATGCCACTCTGAAAGACAGAGAATTGAGCTTTCAGTCTGCCCCAGGCACCACAATGTTTCTGCATTGGTTGGTTGGAATGGTTTATGTCTTCTATTTTGCATCCTTCATCCTTTTGCTAAGAGAG GTATTGAGACCTGGTGTCTTATGGTTTCTCAGGAATTTGAATGATCCAGATTTCAATCCTGTGCAGGAAATGATTCATTTGCCCATTTATAGACATCTCAGGAGGTTTATCTTATCAGTG ATTGTCTTTGGATCAATTGTACTGCTCATGCTCTGGCTTCCTATACGCATTATTAAGTATCTCCTGCCTAACTTTCTTCCATATAATGTTATGCTCTACAG TGATGCTCCAGTAAGTGAACTTTCCCTAGAGCTGCTTTTGCTTCAGGTGGTGCTTCCAGCTTTGCTAGAGCAAGGACATACAAGACAGTGGTTGAAAGGTCTTGTACGAGCATGGACTGTTACTGCTGGATACTTGCT GGATCTTCATTCTTACCTACTTGGTGATCAGGAAGAGAACGAAAACAATGCAAATCAGCAACCTAACAACCAGCATGCTCGCAATAATAATGCCATTCCAGTTGTGGGAGAAGGTCTCCATGCGGCCCATCAAGCCATACTTCAACAGGGAGGACCTGTGGGTTTCCAGCCTTATCGTAGGCCTTTAAAATTCCCACTCAGG atatttcttttGATTGTTTTCATGTGCATAACATTACTGATTGCTAGTCTTATCTGCCTTACCTTACCAG TGTTCGCTGGCCGGTGGTTGATGTCGTTTTGGACGGGGACTGCCAAAATCCATGAGCTGTACACAGCTGCCTGTGGTCTTTATGTCTGTTGGCTGACTATCCGAGCTGTGACAGTGCTGGTTGCCTGGATGCCACAGGGTCGTAGAGTCATTTTCCAGAAGGTCAAAGAATGGTCTCTCATG ATAATGAAGACATTGATAGTGGCTATACTGCTCGCTGGTGTGGTTCCACTTTTGCTTGGTCTTTTGTTTGAACTGGTCATCGTCGCACCTTTGAGAGTTCCTTTGGATCAAACACCTCTCTTCTACCCTTGGCAG gACTGGGCTCTTGGAGTTCTGCATGCCAAAATAATTGCTGCCATAACATTGATGGGTCCCCAGTGGTGGCTGAAAACTGTTATTGAACAG GTATATGCAAATGGGATCCGTAACATTGACTTACACTTCATCATCCGTAAGCTGGCAGCACCCGTAATCTCGGTCCTCTTGCTTTCCCTGTGTGTGCCGTACATCATAGCTTCTGGTGTTGTACCTTTACTGG GAGTTACTGCTGAAATGCAGAACCTCGTTCAGCGACGCATTTATCCTTTTCTGCTTATGGTGGTGGTTTTGATGGGAATTCTGTCCTTCCAAGTCCGCCAGTTCAAGCGCCTTTATGAACATATTAAAAATGACAA GTACCTTGTTGGACAACGACTTGTGAATTATGAACGGAAGTCTGGTAAACCAGGCACACCAACAACTCCACCTCAGTCTTCACAAGAATAG
- the MARCHF6 gene encoding E3 ubiquitin-protein ligase MARCHF6 isoform X5 produces METAEEADICRVCRSEGTPEKPLYHPCVCTGSIKFIHQECLVQWLKHSRKEYCELCKHRFAFTPIYSPDMPSRLPIQDIFAGLVTSIGTAIRYWFHYTLVAFAWLGVVPLTACRIYKCLFTGSVSSLLTLPLDILSTENLLADCLQGCFVVTCTLCAFISLVWLREQIVHGGAPQWLEQNQQQPLNGVGQQNEAQAAVNGGVENAVLDQPANPAAENVVVGENPEIQEEQVDEEEEDNEDEEDAVVEDAADANNGAQDDMNWNALEWDRAAEELTWERMLGLDGSLVFLEHVFWVVSLNTLFILVFAFCPYHIGHFSIVGLGFEEYVQASHFEGLITTIVGYVLLAVTLIVCHGLAALVKFQRSRRLLGVCYIVVKVSLLVVVEIGVFPLICGWWLDICSLEMFDATLKDRELSFQSAPGTTMFLHWLVGMVYVFYFASFILLLREVLRPGVLWFLRNLNDPDFNPVQEMIHLPIYRHLRRFILSVIVFGSIVLLMLWLPIRIIKYLLPNFLPYNVMLYSDAPVSELSLELLLLQVVLPALLEQGHTRQWLKGLVRAWTVTAGYLLDLHSYLLGDQEENENNANQQPNNQHARNNNAIPVVGEGLHAAHQAILQQGGPVGFQPYRRPLKFPLRIFLLIVFMCITLLIASLICLTLPVFAGRWLMSFWTGTAKIHELYTAACGLYVCWLTIRAVTVLVAWMPQGRRVIFQKVKEWSLMIMKTLIVAILLAGVVPLLLGLLFELVIVAPLRVPLDQTPLFYPWQDWALGVLHAKIIAAITLMGPQWWLKTVIEQVYANGIRNIDLHFIIRKLAAPVISVLLLSLCVPYIIASGVVPLLGVTAEMQNLVQRRIYPFLLMVVVLMGILSFQVRQFKRLYEHIKNDKYLVGQRLVNYERKSGKPGTPTTPPQSSQE; encoded by the exons TTTATTCCCCAGATATGCCTTCACGGCTTCCAATCCAAGACATCTTTGCTGGACTGGTTACAAGTATTGGCACAGCAATACGATACTGGTTTCATTATACACTTGTGGCCTTTGCATGGTTGGGAGTAGTACCTCTTACTGCAT GTCGTATCTACAAGTGCTTGTTTACTGGCTCTGTGAGCTCACTACTGACACTGCCATTAGATATTCTGTCCAC ggaGAACTTACTGGCTGACTGTTTGCAGGGCTGTTTTGTGGTGACATGCACTCTGTGTGCATTTATCAGCCTTGTGTGGTTACGTGAACAGATTGTCCATGGAGGAGCACCACAGTGGTTGGAACAAAATCAGCAACAGCCACTCAATGGTGTTGGTCAACAAAATGAG gctcaggctgctgtAAATGGAGGTGTTGAAAATGCTGTGCTTGATCAACCTGCTAACCCAGCTGCTGAGAATGTAGTTGTAGGTGAGAACCCTGAAATTCAAGAGGAACAAGTagatgaagaggaggaagataATGAAGATGAAGAGGATGCTGTAGTAGAAGATGCAGCAGATGCAAACAATGGAGCACAAG ATGACATGAACTGGAATGCTTTGGAATGGGATCGAGCAGCAGAAGAGCTTACTTGGGAGCGA ATGCTTGGACTTGATGGATCCCTGGTTTTCTTA GAACATGTCTTTTGGGTGGTGTCTTTAAATACTCTGTTCATACTTGTCTTTG CATTTTGTCCATACCACATTGGTCACTTCTCCATTGTTGGCCTGGGCTTTGAGGAATAT gtCCAAGCATCTCACTTTGAAGGCCTGATTACAACTATAGTGGGATATGTTCTTCTAGCAGTGACTCTAATTGTTTGTCAT GGTTTGGCAGCTCTTGTTAAGTTTCAGCGATCACGTCGTTTACTAGGAGTTTGCTATATTGTTGTCAAG GTTTCCTTGTTAGTGGTGGTTGAAATTGGTGTGTTTCCTCTCATCTGTGGCTGGTGGTTGGATATATGCTCCTTG GAGATGTTTGATGCCACTCTGAAAGACAGAGAATTGAGCTTTCAGTCTGCCCCAGGCACCACAATGTTTCTGCATTGGTTGGTTGGAATGGTTTATGTCTTCTATTTTGCATCCTTCATCCTTTTGCTAAGAGAG GTATTGAGACCTGGTGTCTTATGGTTTCTCAGGAATTTGAATGATCCAGATTTCAATCCTGTGCAGGAAATGATTCATTTGCCCATTTATAGACATCTCAGGAGGTTTATCTTATCAGTG ATTGTCTTTGGATCAATTGTACTGCTCATGCTCTGGCTTCCTATACGCATTATTAAGTATCTCCTGCCTAACTTTCTTCCATATAATGTTATGCTCTACAG TGATGCTCCAGTAAGTGAACTTTCCCTAGAGCTGCTTTTGCTTCAGGTGGTGCTTCCAGCTTTGCTAGAGCAAGGACATACAAGACAGTGGTTGAAAGGTCTTGTACGAGCATGGACTGTTACTGCTGGATACTTGCT GGATCTTCATTCTTACCTACTTGGTGATCAGGAAGAGAACGAAAACAATGCAAATCAGCAACCTAACAACCAGCATGCTCGCAATAATAATGCCATTCCAGTTGTGGGAGAAGGTCTCCATGCGGCCCATCAAGCCATACTTCAACAGGGAGGACCTGTGGGTTTCCAGCCTTATCGTAGGCCTTTAAAATTCCCACTCAGG atatttcttttGATTGTTTTCATGTGCATAACATTACTGATTGCTAGTCTTATCTGCCTTACCTTACCAG TGTTCGCTGGCCGGTGGTTGATGTCGTTTTGGACGGGGACTGCCAAAATCCATGAGCTGTACACAGCTGCCTGTGGTCTTTATGTCTGTTGGCTGACTATCCGAGCTGTGACAGTGCTGGTTGCCTGGATGCCACAGGGTCGTAGAGTCATTTTCCAGAAGGTCAAAGAATGGTCTCTCATG ATAATGAAGACATTGATAGTGGCTATACTGCTCGCTGGTGTGGTTCCACTTTTGCTTGGTCTTTTGTTTGAACTGGTCATCGTCGCACCTTTGAGAGTTCCTTTGGATCAAACACCTCTCTTCTACCCTTGGCAG gACTGGGCTCTTGGAGTTCTGCATGCCAAAATAATTGCTGCCATAACATTGATGGGTCCCCAGTGGTGGCTGAAAACTGTTATTGAACAG GTATATGCAAATGGGATCCGTAACATTGACTTACACTTCATCATCCGTAAGCTGGCAGCACCCGTAATCTCGGTCCTCTTGCTTTCCCTGTGTGTGCCGTACATCATAGCTTCTGGTGTTGTACCTTTACTGG GAGTTACTGCTGAAATGCAGAACCTCGTTCAGCGACGCATTTATCCTTTTCTGCTTATGGTGGTGGTTTTGATGGGAATTCTGTCCTTCCAAGTCCGCCAGTTCAAGCGCCTTTATGAACATATTAAAAATGACAA GTACCTTGTTGGACAACGACTTGTGAATTATGAACGGAAGTCTGGTAAACCAGGCACACCAACAACTCCACCTCAGTCTTCACAAGAATAG